One genomic segment of Amycolatopsis sp. WQ 127309 includes these proteins:
- a CDS encoding acyl-CoA dehydrogenase family protein, whose product MITWEARPAHGLLENAPPKPLPLPRSTASIGSDLRTLYAAGALDLPQPGTGGLVGRWAALAALGRIDLTLARLAEGHTDAVAILGEAGLIPVPGALYGVWAAKSGGTGATLEDGRLGGTVRFCSGLSLLDRALVAAGDRLVDVDLTDPGVQRHPDTWQAVGMDASDSGDVVFDGILVSADAHIGPPDWYIGRPGFALGGGGVAAVWLGGAAGVFDGVVAYLRESGRADDHQLAHLGAMHAALRSAETLLLQAAGTIEQAADPWHVASTCRAGVEHAVREILDHAPRLTGATPLGRDRRFAQRLADLSVYVRQHHAERDLAALGRQVLDAVEDV is encoded by the coding sequence ATGATCACGTGGGAGGCCAGACCGGCGCACGGTCTGCTGGAAAACGCTCCGCCGAAACCGCTGCCGCTGCCCCGCTCCACCGCTTCGATCGGGTCCGACCTCCGCACGCTGTACGCGGCGGGCGCACTCGACCTGCCGCAGCCCGGCACCGGCGGGCTCGTCGGCCGCTGGGCCGCGCTCGCCGCGCTCGGCCGGATCGACCTGACCCTCGCGCGGCTGGCCGAGGGGCACACCGACGCCGTCGCGATCCTCGGCGAAGCCGGCCTGATCCCGGTGCCCGGCGCGCTCTACGGCGTCTGGGCGGCGAAGTCCGGCGGCACCGGCGCGACCCTCGAAGACGGCAGGCTCGGCGGCACCGTGCGGTTCTGCTCCGGACTGTCCCTCCTGGACCGGGCGCTCGTCGCGGCGGGCGACCGGCTGGTCGACGTCGACCTCACCGACCCCGGCGTGCAGCGGCACCCGGACACCTGGCAGGCGGTCGGGATGGACGCCTCCGACAGCGGCGACGTCGTCTTCGACGGCATCCTGGTATCCGCCGACGCGCACATCGGCCCGCCGGACTGGTACATCGGACGGCCCGGCTTCGCACTGGGCGGCGGCGGGGTCGCCGCCGTCTGGCTCGGCGGCGCGGCCGGCGTCTTCGACGGCGTCGTGGCGTACCTGCGCGAGTCCGGCCGCGCCGACGACCACCAGCTGGCCCACCTGGGCGCGATGCACGCCGCGCTGCGCTCGGCCGAGACGCTGCTGCTGCAGGCGGCCGGCACCATCGAGCAGGCCGCCGACCCGTGGCACGTCGCCAGCACGTGCCGCGCGGGCGTCGAGCACGCCGTCCGCGAGATCCTCGACCACGCGCCCCGGCTGACCGGCGCGACCCCGCTGGGCCGCGACCGCCGGTTCGCGCAGCGGCTGGCCGACCTGAGCGTCTACGTCCGCCAGCACCACGCCGAGCGCGACCTCGCCGCGCTGGGCCGGCAGGTGCTGGACGCCGTGGAGGACGTGTGA
- a CDS encoding bifunctional PIG-L family deacetylase/class I SAM-dependent methyltransferase, with amino-acid sequence MTPEEAWTREFPGWTDDAFARALVVAAHPDDETLGASGLLQHLHRAGTAVTLVVATDGEAAFPDAGPDERRELGRTRRRELRDSLREQGLSDVEPVWLGLPDSGLAEHEEAMTDALREHAEGRDLVLLPWPEDPHPDHRAAGRAALAAAPVTAHRWSYPIWLWHWHSPADTGIPWARARSYRLTGAERAAKAAAVAAFTSQLKPGPRGEDPILPPEVLAHFDRPAETFFREPPARSAPVSRFAELYAADDDPWHVADGWYERRKRAVLLASLPQEHYGTIVEPACGLGLLTRDLAARCDRLVAFDPVPEAVTRATSSVSGLSHVDVHSGSVPSGLPSGPVDLLVYSELLYYLDDADLTATIEASAAALRPGGELVAVHWRPWAPEAPRDAAEAHGRLLAHPAFDQVVAHTDEAFLLHVLRRR; translated from the coding sequence GTGACACCCGAAGAGGCGTGGACCCGGGAGTTTCCCGGGTGGACGGACGACGCGTTCGCCCGCGCGCTGGTCGTCGCCGCCCACCCGGACGACGAGACGCTCGGCGCGAGCGGCCTGCTGCAGCACCTGCACCGCGCAGGCACCGCCGTGACGCTCGTCGTCGCCACCGACGGCGAGGCCGCGTTCCCCGACGCCGGGCCCGACGAACGCCGGGAGCTGGGCCGCACCCGGCGCCGGGAGCTGCGGGACTCCCTGCGGGAGCAGGGACTTTCCGACGTCGAACCGGTCTGGCTCGGCCTGCCCGACTCCGGGCTCGCCGAGCACGAGGAGGCGATGACCGACGCGCTGCGCGAGCACGCCGAGGGCCGCGACCTCGTGCTGCTGCCGTGGCCGGAGGACCCGCACCCGGACCACCGCGCGGCCGGCCGGGCCGCGCTCGCCGCCGCGCCGGTGACCGCCCACCGCTGGTCCTACCCGATCTGGCTGTGGCACTGGCACTCCCCCGCGGACACCGGGATCCCCTGGGCGCGGGCCCGGTCCTACCGGCTGACCGGCGCCGAGCGCGCCGCCAAGGCCGCCGCCGTCGCGGCGTTCACCTCCCAGCTCAAGCCCGGGCCCCGGGGTGAGGACCCGATCCTGCCGCCGGAGGTCCTCGCGCACTTCGACCGGCCGGCCGAGACGTTCTTCCGCGAACCGCCCGCGCGGTCGGCGCCGGTGAGCCGGTTCGCCGAGCTGTACGCCGCCGACGACGACCCGTGGCACGTCGCCGACGGCTGGTACGAGCGGCGCAAACGCGCGGTGCTGCTCGCTTCCCTGCCGCAGGAGCACTACGGCACGATCGTCGAGCCGGCGTGCGGCCTCGGGCTGCTGACCCGCGACCTGGCGGCGCGTTGTGACCGGCTGGTCGCGTTCGACCCGGTTCCCGAAGCCGTCACGCGGGCCACTTCTTCGGTGTCCGGCTTGTCGCATGTGGACGTCCACAGTGGATCCGTCCCTTCCGGACTCCCGAGTGGACCGGTGGATCTGCTGGTGTACAGCGAACTCCTGTACTACCTGGACGACGCCGACCTCACCGCGACCATCGAGGCGTCGGCGGCGGCGCTGCGGCCGGGCGGGGAGCTGGTCGCCGTCCACTGGCGGCCGTGGGCCCCGGAGGCGCCCCGCGACGCCGCCGAAGCGCACGGACGGCTGCTCGCGCACCCGGCGTTCGACCAGGTGGTGGCCCACACGGACGAGGCGTTCCTGCTGCACGTGCTGAGGCGCCGGTGA
- a CDS encoding NAD(P)/FAD-dependent oxidoreductase translates to MTSESLVVIGSGAAGVSAARAYREAGGRGDVRLLTADTDPPYERPPLSKDFLRGETDDIGMESEEFFTSQDISVSLGDPVVELGDHRVRTAAGLEHAFTRCVLATGAEPVRPDIPGAEHVDVLVLRSAKSARELQKVASDARSAIVVGAGFIGCEAAVSLVRLGVQVTVVCQEDVPQEARLGRDAGIRILRWLKAEGVSVLRGTTLESIEAGHRIRSDLVPVLDAGLVLLATGIRPRSTLAEKAGLTIEQGRVRTDARLRTSAPDVFAAGDVAFADNTAAGRALAVEHWGEGLAMGAIAGRNAAGESETWDDVPGFWSEIGDRVLKYAAWGDGFDHAHLVERDGGGFTVWYERDGAAVGVLTHEADDDYERGEELIRKHEPVPARS, encoded by the coding sequence ATGACCTCCGAAAGCCTGGTAGTGATCGGCAGTGGCGCGGCCGGGGTGTCGGCCGCCCGGGCGTATCGCGAAGCCGGTGGGCGCGGCGATGTCCGGCTGCTCACCGCCGACACGGATCCGCCCTACGAGCGACCGCCGTTGTCCAAGGACTTCCTGCGCGGCGAAACCGACGACATCGGCATGGAGAGCGAGGAGTTCTTCACCTCGCAGGACATTTCGGTCTCGCTGGGCGATCCGGTCGTCGAGCTCGGTGATCACCGCGTGCGCACCGCCGCCGGTCTGGAGCACGCCTTCACCCGCTGTGTCCTCGCGACCGGTGCCGAACCCGTGCGGCCGGACATCCCCGGCGCGGAGCACGTCGACGTGCTGGTGCTGCGCTCGGCGAAGTCGGCGCGTGAGCTGCAGAAGGTCGCGTCCGACGCCCGTAGCGCGATCGTCGTCGGCGCCGGGTTCATCGGCTGCGAGGCCGCCGTTTCGCTCGTGCGTCTCGGGGTGCAGGTGACCGTCGTCTGCCAGGAGGACGTCCCGCAGGAAGCCCGCCTCGGCCGCGACGCCGGGATCCGGATCCTGCGGTGGCTCAAGGCCGAAGGCGTCAGCGTGCTGCGCGGCACGACGCTGGAGTCGATCGAGGCCGGCCACCGGATCCGCTCCGACCTGGTGCCGGTGCTCGACGCCGGGCTCGTGCTGCTCGCCACCGGCATCCGGCCCCGGAGCACGCTCGCCGAGAAGGCCGGGCTGACGATCGAACAGGGCCGCGTCCGCACCGACGCCCGGCTGCGCACCAGCGCGCCCGACGTCTTCGCGGCCGGCGACGTCGCCTTCGCGGACAACACCGCCGCGGGCCGCGCCCTGGCCGTCGAGCACTGGGGCGAGGGCCTGGCGATGGGCGCGATCGCCGGCCGCAACGCCGCCGGCGAGTCGGAGACCTGGGACGACGTCCCGGGCTTCTGGTCCGAGATCGGCGACCGGGTGCTGAAGTACGCCGCCTGGGGCGACGGCTTCGACCACGCCCACCTGGTCGAACGCGACGGCGGCGGCTTCACGGTCTGGTACGAACGCGACGGCGCGGCGGTCGGCGTCCTCACCCACGAAGCCGACGACGACTACGAGCGCGGCGAGGAGCTGATCCGCAAGCACGAGCCGGTGCCTGCCAGGAGCTAG
- a CDS encoding aromatic acid exporter family protein, producing MTSAAGDDVLGQGVRTPLGWLTRAFRVPGRERHVLVQAAKATLAATGAWLLATAVLHLPQPFLAPYAAVFLVETTVYRSVRGWAQQVGAVAAGVVLAGIAGQLILWPAVALGLVVFLGLLAGSWRRFGDSGVWVGVTGMLLIAYGTPTVLLGDRLIETALGAAIGAAVNALVYPPLFGQRIAAAAGRLATAMAAFLDSTAALIRAEEPPDDVEDWLGEARELRSLVTAATDAVRQTREERVLNLRRRHPRSGHDHDRRTGTLIALWPPVEQLIGAVRTASEHEETFVLPWPDARDALAELIESVADVVRAVGTTGHPVDLDRGRELLARLERRLAAPDDGVTPALGLGAMTLPVRHLLERLAGR from the coding sequence ATGACATCGGCGGCCGGCGACGACGTCCTCGGCCAGGGCGTCCGGACGCCGCTGGGCTGGCTGACGCGCGCCTTCCGCGTCCCGGGCCGGGAACGCCACGTCCTCGTGCAGGCCGCGAAGGCGACCCTCGCGGCCACCGGGGCGTGGTTGCTGGCGACGGCGGTGCTGCACCTGCCGCAGCCCTTCCTGGCGCCCTACGCCGCGGTGTTCCTCGTGGAGACGACGGTCTACCGGTCGGTGCGCGGCTGGGCGCAGCAGGTCGGCGCGGTCGCCGCCGGCGTCGTCCTGGCCGGGATCGCCGGGCAGCTGATCCTGTGGCCCGCGGTGGCGCTGGGGCTGGTGGTGTTCCTGGGGCTGCTGGCCGGGTCGTGGCGCCGCTTCGGCGACTCCGGCGTCTGGGTCGGCGTCACGGGCATGCTGCTGATCGCCTACGGGACGCCGACGGTCCTGCTCGGCGACCGGCTGATCGAGACGGCGCTGGGCGCGGCGATCGGCGCCGCGGTCAACGCGCTGGTGTACCCGCCGCTGTTCGGGCAGCGCATCGCGGCGGCCGCCGGCCGGCTGGCCACGGCGATGGCGGCGTTCCTCGACAGCACGGCCGCGCTGATCCGCGCCGAGGAGCCGCCCGACGACGTCGAGGACTGGCTCGGCGAGGCCCGCGAGCTGCGCAGCCTGGTCACGGCGGCCACGGACGCCGTCCGGCAGACCCGCGAGGAGCGCGTCCTCAACCTGCGGCGGCGGCACCCCCGCTCCGGCCACGACCACGACCGCCGGACCGGGACCCTGATCGCGCTCTGGCCCCCGGTGGAGCAGCTGATCGGCGCGGTCCGGACGGCGTCGGAGCACGAGGAGACGTTCGTCCTGCCGTGGCCCGACGCCCGCGACGCGCTGGCCGAGCTCATCGAGAGCGTCGCCGACGTCGTCCGCGCCGTCGGCACCACCGGGCACCCGGTGGACCTGGACCGCGGCCGCGAACTGCTGGCCCGGCTCGAGCGGCGGCTGGCGGCCCCGGACGACGGTGTGACGCCGGCGCTGGGCCTGGGCGCGATGACGCTCCCGGTCCGGCACCTGCTGGAGCGACTGGCCGGGCGCTGA
- a CDS encoding tryptorubin family RiPP precursor, giving the protein MIADAGSLSHERRRTSVKLVRLVKKALPAKSLKAYAWYGWI; this is encoded by the coding sequence ATGATCGCGGACGCGGGATCCCTTTCACACGAACGAAGGAGGACGTCGGTGAAGCTGGTTCGTCTCGTCAAGAAAGCGCTCCCCGCAAAGAGCCTGAAGGCCTACGCCTGGTACGGCTGGATCTGA
- a CDS encoding MarR family winged helix-turn-helix transcriptional regulator — translation MSEHVEYVDDVGAELRRAVVRLYSRFRSERLEGEVSEEALLVLIVLDKQGPLSLSDLAATAKVTLGSMSQTVRRLEQLAYVTKARGIEDRRKVLFTLTGEGRTAATASRRHRQDWLNGLLAELTAAERADLLRVTPLLLRLADS, via the coding sequence GTGAGCGAGCACGTCGAGTACGTCGACGACGTCGGAGCGGAGCTGCGGCGCGCGGTCGTGCGGCTCTACAGCCGGTTCCGGTCCGAGCGCCTGGAGGGCGAGGTCTCCGAGGAGGCGCTGCTCGTGCTCATCGTGCTCGACAAACAGGGCCCGCTGAGCCTGAGTGACCTGGCCGCGACCGCGAAGGTCACGCTCGGCTCGATGAGCCAGACGGTGCGGCGGCTCGAGCAGCTCGCCTACGTCACGAAGGCCCGCGGGATCGAAGACCGGCGCAAGGTCCTGTTCACGTTGACCGGCGAGGGCCGGACCGCGGCCACGGCATCGCGTCGCCACCGGCAGGACTGGCTCAACGGCCTGCTCGCCGAGCTCACCGCCGCCGAGCGCGCCGACCTCCTGCGCGTCACCCCGCTCCTCCTCCGCCTCGCCGACTCCTGA
- a CDS encoding FAD-dependent oxidoreductase: protein MTTVLIAGAGPTGLTLACVLARGGVPFRLVDAAAGPQPGSRGKGVQPRSLEVFDDLGVVERVLAHGRMAMPIRTTAADGQVTLSGTEPVAAHPDIPYPASLITPEWRIEETLRLRLAELGGAVEFGTALESFEQSDDGVSAVVVRDGVAETVTARWLVGCDGGHSVVRKQAGIAFEGETRDAVRMIVADVGVDGLDRDAWHMWRHEDGMINLCPLPSTGVFQYQASIAPGQDSEPGLANMQAILDRRSGRADIRLHEPAWTSLWRANIRLVDRYRAGRVFLAGDAAHIHSPAGGQGMNTGIQDSYNLGWKLAAVANGASPALLDTYEAERRPVAAGVLALSDARLKDAIEQKGLVVRSDASTKQLGVGYRDSALARDDRDETARLRAGDRAPDATGLTTQEGERRLFDLTRGGRFTLLSFGAPPALDVTTLHVVEAPAAPGDVADPEGHLADAYGAGARTLVLIRPDGYIALISDAGDASAVAGYLTEMVSSTKQML from the coding sequence ATGACCACGGTGCTGATCGCCGGCGCGGGCCCGACCGGGTTGACGCTGGCCTGCGTGCTCGCCCGCGGCGGCGTCCCCTTCCGCCTGGTCGACGCCGCTGCCGGTCCGCAGCCCGGCTCGCGCGGCAAGGGCGTCCAGCCGCGCAGCCTCGAGGTGTTCGACGACCTCGGCGTCGTCGAGCGGGTGCTCGCGCACGGCCGGATGGCGATGCCGATCCGGACGACCGCCGCCGACGGCCAGGTGACGCTGAGCGGCACCGAGCCGGTCGCGGCGCACCCCGACATCCCGTACCCCGCGAGCCTGATCACGCCCGAGTGGCGGATCGAGGAAACGCTGCGGCTCCGGCTCGCGGAACTCGGCGGCGCGGTCGAGTTCGGCACCGCGCTCGAGAGCTTCGAGCAGTCGGACGACGGCGTGTCGGCGGTCGTCGTCCGGGACGGCGTGGCCGAGACGGTCACCGCGCGCTGGCTGGTCGGCTGCGACGGCGGCCACAGCGTCGTCCGCAAGCAGGCCGGTATCGCGTTCGAGGGCGAGACCCGGGACGCGGTGCGGATGATCGTCGCCGACGTCGGGGTCGACGGCCTCGATCGCGACGCCTGGCACATGTGGCGCCACGAGGACGGCATGATCAACCTCTGCCCGCTGCCCTCGACCGGCGTCTTCCAGTACCAGGCGAGCATCGCGCCGGGACAGGATTCCGAGCCGGGCCTCGCGAACATGCAGGCGATCCTCGACCGGCGCAGCGGCCGCGCGGACATCCGGCTCCACGAGCCGGCGTGGACGTCGTTGTGGCGCGCCAACATCCGCCTCGTCGACCGCTACCGCGCGGGGCGGGTGTTCCTCGCCGGCGACGCGGCGCACATCCACTCGCCCGCCGGCGGCCAGGGGATGAACACCGGCATCCAGGACTCGTACAACCTCGGCTGGAAGCTCGCGGCGGTCGCGAACGGCGCGTCGCCGGCGCTGCTCGACACCTACGAGGCCGAGCGCCGCCCGGTCGCGGCCGGGGTGCTCGCGCTGTCGGACGCGCGTCTCAAGGACGCGATCGAGCAGAAGGGCCTCGTCGTCCGCAGTGACGCGAGCACGAAGCAGCTCGGCGTCGGCTACCGCGACTCCGCCTTGGCCCGCGACGACCGCGACGAGACCGCGCGGCTGCGCGCCGGCGACCGCGCCCCCGACGCGACCGGGCTGACGACCCAGGAAGGCGAACGCCGGCTGTTCGACCTGACCCGCGGCGGCCGCTTCACGCTGCTGAGTTTCGGCGCCCCGCCGGCGCTCGACGTCACGACCCTCCACGTCGTCGAAGCACCGGCCGCCCCCGGCGACGTCGCCGACCCCGAAGGCCACCTCGCCGACGCGTACGGCGCGGGTGCCCGCACCCTCGTGCTGATCCGCCCCGACGGCTACATCGCCCTGATCTCCGACGCGGGCGACGCCTCGGCGGTCGCGGGCTACCTCACCGAGATGGTTAGTAGTACTAAGCAGATGCTATAG
- a CDS encoding glycosyltransferase family 2 protein: MITAVGVVVPARDERDLIEPCLRALRQALWRLPARVERAVCVVADRCADDTAARARAVFGGWATGRVVVTGRERTIGEVRDLGAHAVRTGLAGHAASQVLLLNTDADTRVGVGWAREHVRRVERGAHAVTGPAELAAPFPGSPDAARRYHGVVAGGVNVYGANLGVRADAFDAVGGFGVCRTGEDHDLWRRLGEAGFHCRVEPAAVVRTSARLDGRAPDGLAALLRTLREEPVA; the protein is encoded by the coding sequence GTGATCACGGCGGTCGGCGTCGTCGTCCCGGCGCGGGACGAGCGGGACCTGATCGAGCCGTGCCTGCGCGCGCTGCGGCAGGCGTTGTGGCGGCTGCCCGCGCGGGTCGAACGCGCGGTGTGCGTGGTCGCCGACCGCTGCGCGGACGACACCGCCGCCCGCGCCCGTGCCGTGTTCGGCGGGTGGGCGACGGGCCGGGTCGTGGTCACCGGCCGGGAGCGGACCATCGGCGAGGTCCGCGACCTCGGCGCCCACGCGGTGCGGACCGGCCTGGCCGGGCACGCGGCGTCGCAGGTGCTGCTGCTCAACACGGACGCGGACACGCGGGTCGGCGTCGGCTGGGCGCGCGAGCACGTGCGCCGCGTCGAGCGGGGCGCGCACGCGGTCACCGGCCCGGCCGAGCTGGCGGCACCGTTCCCGGGGTCACCGGACGCGGCCCGCCGCTACCACGGGGTGGTCGCGGGCGGGGTGAACGTCTACGGCGCCAACCTCGGAGTCCGCGCGGACGCGTTCGACGCGGTCGGCGGCTTCGGCGTCTGCCGCACGGGCGAGGACCACGACCTGTGGCGCCGCCTCGGCGAAGCCGGGTTCCACTGCCGGGTCGAGCCCGCGGCGGTGGTCCGCACGAGCGCCCGCCTCGACGGCCGCGCTCCGGACGGGCTGGCGGCGCTGCTTCGCACGTTGCGGGAAGAACCGGTCGCCTGA
- a CDS encoding MEDS domain-containing protein codes for MATPTSVPAETDFRHQSCVYGSDAEFLAMAVPFAQAGLCRGEPVLVGTTEANQELLDDVLGPDAGRIVLVEPACFERRPPQLAAALHRYWTRYRSTAPGSTVRVLAEPARVGAAGWPHTEAGFNVALADTGIWMLCPYDTRIFEAGAIEDARRAHPELLVGGKAEPSAQFAAPERVEGLPASPPPLGEAADIFRFEGDLVAVRRYVLEKAGPLLRPENAVAMFGIAVGEAITYLTEHGIGRAAVWVRPAAGRVVCTLHSDEPLDLPPFFGSRPPDLRCSDTGLWLTDQICEWLDISSDASGCTIELATPGSWASEN; via the coding sequence ATGGCGACCCCGACGTCCGTCCCCGCCGAGACTGACTTTCGGCACCAGAGCTGCGTCTACGGCAGCGACGCGGAGTTCCTCGCGATGGCGGTCCCCTTCGCGCAGGCCGGGCTGTGCCGGGGCGAGCCGGTGCTCGTCGGCACGACGGAGGCCAACCAGGAGCTGCTCGACGACGTGCTGGGGCCCGACGCGGGCAGGATCGTCCTGGTCGAGCCGGCCTGCTTCGAACGCCGTCCGCCGCAGCTCGCGGCCGCGTTGCACCGGTACTGGACGCGCTACCGTTCGACGGCGCCGGGCAGCACCGTGCGCGTGCTCGCCGAACCGGCCCGCGTCGGCGCGGCCGGGTGGCCGCACACCGAGGCCGGGTTCAACGTGGCCCTCGCCGACACCGGGATCTGGATGCTCTGCCCGTACGACACCAGGATCTTCGAGGCCGGCGCGATCGAAGACGCCCGGCGCGCGCACCCGGAGCTGCTCGTCGGCGGCAAGGCCGAGCCGTCCGCGCAGTTCGCCGCGCCCGAGCGGGTCGAAGGCCTTCCCGCGTCCCCGCCGCCGCTCGGCGAAGCCGCCGACATCTTCCGCTTCGAGGGCGACCTGGTCGCCGTGCGGCGCTACGTGCTCGAGAAGGCCGGCCCGCTGCTGCGGCCCGAGAACGCCGTGGCCATGTTCGGCATCGCCGTCGGCGAGGCCATCACCTACCTGACCGAGCACGGCATCGGCCGCGCGGCCGTGTGGGTCCGCCCGGCCGCTGGGCGCGTGGTCTGCACGCTGCACAGCGACGAGCCGCTCGACCTGCCCCCGTTCTTCGGCTCGCGGCCGCCGGACCTGCGCTGCTCCGACACCGGGCTGTGGCTGACCGACCAGATCTGCGAGTGGCTCGACATCAGCTCCGACGCGTCGGGGTGCACCATCGAGCTGGCGACGCCGGGATCGTGGGCGAGCGAGAACTGA
- a CDS encoding YbhB/YbcL family Raf kinase inhibitor-like protein, whose product MHPVEALLVPVGRLLRNRRPDEAASIANAPGLATGNRITLTSPAFRDGEVVPAAHCGQFIGADVSPALTWSALPEGTQGLVLVLEDLDSPGAAPGIHTIAAFAPLDGGLPEGALTPADPRFRFVPNHRRQAKYVGPRPLPGHGTHRYRFHLYALDAAVDFTGVADAQAVPAALAGHVLASGTLTGTRTT is encoded by the coding sequence ATGCACCCCGTCGAAGCCCTTCTCGTCCCCGTCGGCCGGTTGCTGCGCAACCGGCGTCCCGACGAAGCCGCGAGCATCGCCAACGCCCCCGGGCTCGCGACCGGCAACCGCATCACGCTGACGTCGCCCGCCTTCCGCGACGGGGAGGTCGTGCCCGCCGCGCACTGCGGGCAGTTCATCGGCGCCGACGTCTCACCCGCTCTCACGTGGAGCGCGCTGCCCGAGGGCACCCAGGGCCTGGTCCTCGTGCTCGAGGACCTCGACAGCCCCGGTGCCGCCCCCGGCATCCACACGATCGCCGCGTTCGCGCCGCTCGACGGCGGCCTTCCGGAAGGCGCCCTGACGCCGGCCGACCCGCGCTTCCGGTTCGTCCCCAACCACCGCCGTCAGGCCAAGTACGTCGGACCGCGGCCGCTGCCCGGCCACGGCACGCACCGCTACCGCTTCCACCTCTACGCCCTCGACGCCGCCGTCGACTTCACCGGCGTCGCCGACGCGCAGGCGGTGCCGGCGGCGCTCGCGGGACACGTCCTGGCGTCGGGAACCCTCACGGGCACGCGGACGACCTGA
- a CDS encoding TetR/AcrR family transcriptional regulator has protein sequence MVTESAEPARRRRHGKQLEAALLTAGWDELVEVGYGRLTMESIAVRARTSEAVLYRRWANKDRLVLAAIEHHRGAHPVAQPDTGTLRGDLIAQLTAASEALAAFFAIAVATAFSGLLADTGLTPAQVRDQVMGDQPLPHGRALYQRAHHRGEIDLARIPATVLAMPFDLVRHDLVMGLEPPKPERIEAIVDELFLPLVRATA, from the coding sequence GTGGTCACCGAGTCAGCCGAACCCGCCCGCCGTCGCCGTCACGGCAAGCAGCTCGAGGCCGCGCTGCTCACCGCCGGGTGGGACGAGCTGGTCGAGGTCGGTTACGGCCGCCTGACCATGGAGTCGATCGCCGTCCGCGCCCGCACCAGCGAGGCCGTGCTCTACCGCCGCTGGGCCAACAAGGACCGGCTCGTGCTCGCCGCGATCGAGCACCACCGGGGCGCCCACCCGGTAGCGCAACCCGACACCGGCACCCTGCGCGGCGACCTGATCGCCCAGCTGACGGCCGCGAGCGAAGCACTGGCCGCGTTCTTCGCCATCGCCGTGGCCACCGCCTTCTCGGGGCTGCTCGCCGACACCGGCCTGACCCCGGCGCAGGTCCGCGACCAGGTCATGGGCGACCAGCCGCTCCCCCACGGCCGGGCCCTCTACCAGCGCGCCCACCACCGCGGCGAGATCGACCTGGCGCGCATCCCGGCCACGGTGCTCGCCATGCCGTTCGACCTGGTCCGCCACGACCTGGTGATGGGCCTCGAACCCCCGAAGCCCGAGCGCATCGAGGCGATCGTCGACGAGCTGTTCCTGCCGCTGGTGCGGGCGACCGCCTAG